The DNA sequence TTtaactaaatatatatttttaaaaagcaatgtAACATTTGTAGGACTATTCAACTACATCGCTGCTAACACCTTCATTGAATTAAGTTTCAACAAAATAGAACAATAAACATGCCTTAATGGAGTTTGACATGATTAAAAAACATATGAATTAACTTTCCTTGAAATTATGTAAATCTAATTTAATCTTATTCAGGGTGTAGTGATTCAGTAGCATGAGCAAGTTCATCAAAACCGATTAAATGTTGCTATAACAACTGTCTACGGCAGGTGAGCAAAACGCAGTCACATACTACAATTCCCATAACGCACGGCGACAAATCCTGTTTAAAAACCCAGCAGGCACGCAGCTATGTGAGCAGGCTCTGAGACAACTCACACTGGTAGATGTGCAAGAAGGTCTCTCCCAGCTTGCTGGTCAGCAGAGGTTCAGGCAAGTCTCTGAAGAACTGCTTGACCATGTCGGCCACATCATAAGCCGACTGGTCCTCGTAGTTCACAGAGTCGGGGGAGATCTCACACTGCTGCCTCAAGGCCTGAATACGTGACTTGACTCCAGACTTTCGGAACAATCCGACCTGAGGGAAAACCAGCCATCATTAGAGCCAGAGAGCTACAGACCACGCGCCAATTAGCTGCTAACCTGGTCCAAACACTGTGTCCTCAGGTGGCTGAGGGCTTGTTGTAAACACAGAGGGAGCGGAAAGCCACAGCGCTGGACATGGACGATGAGGGGGACACCGAACACACTCTTCTCTTTGTAGTCTGGTACCTTCATGCGCTTCATAAACTTGGGCACAGACCTGGGCGTGAAAGATAAAAACAGTGTgagatgtgttttggagggaaaGAGGGCGGTTTCATCATCGCGCAGATGAATGGTCAACAGAACTCTCCTCGCGGGGATAATAAAACTTAGCAGGGCTGGTCGTTAACGCCACAAAGATGCGTCTGTGTTTGTGGGTTGTGGCGCCACGCAGTGTGTGATGCGGAGCAGAGAATCACAGGACAATTTGGGAACAACACTGGCACCTTTGAAGACGCTAACAGCAGTAGCCCGACTCAAGAGTTGCAGGGTCGATCTTTagtgtgtgagggagggagTTCGTAAACACGCGGCGGAAACGACAGACTAAAAATGGAACATTTCAAAACGCTGATTCGGTAGATGCCTCCGCGGGAGGGAGACCCACCAGGTCCAGCCATGTTTGTTGGACATGGAGTACTTCTCCATGATGGCGGTGAGGCGGAGCAGCGAGAACTTCTGCAGCAGGCTGAGCTGTCCGGCCGACTGGCTGCTGATCTGGAGGGACAGCGCCGGCTCGCTGAGGTGACCGGACGCCCGGAAACTGGGCCATCGGATGCTGAGAGCGGGAAGACACCACagtgagacgatgtcaaactcTCATGATGAATACAGAAACTCACCGGGGTCTCGTCAGCGAAGCTCCCACTCCGGAATCCCTCCTCTCACGACTTGTTCCTGTAGAGTCCGTGTCATTGAGAGAGAGCCCATCTCTCTCCCCCTCGCTGGACGTCGTTCGCCCCTCCCCGTCGTCCTCCCCCGCCTCCCCCTCGGGCAGCACACTCCGGCTCCAGTGGTCCACGATTTGCTGCAGGCCGCTCACGTGCTGAATGATGTCGTCCAGGTGAGGGAAGAGGttgtcctccttctccaggtccaGCAGGTCTCCAGTGCTGGCGTACAGCTGGGAGCCGGGCACGTTGTCATAAACGCTGACCCTGCTGCCCCGGGGGGCTCCCGGACACACAGGCTTGGATAGTGCTTTTCCAGACCAAAGATCTGCCAGGCCATTTTTGGGGGGAGAAGTCTGGGGCTGTGTCTGGGGGACGCTGTCGCCATCCCCTGGCGATGGTGCCAGGCTCTCTATGGAGAGAGCTTTCGGAAAAGTGCCCGGCTTGTGATCCTTGGGGACGTGAATGAGGAGGTTTTCATAAGAGTAGAAGTGGCTCCTGCCAAACTGCCCCTGCCCCTCAGTCCTCTTACCCTGGGACGGCAGCTCCATGTCCTCCAGGTACATGCTGCTTCTCTTGCTGGCCGTCCGGGGTTTTGCTGGCACGGTCACACTTGGTGGGGGGGTCTCGTGGACAGGGCTGACGTTCATCATGGAAATGTCCTCAGAATCACCCACAGACGGCGGGTCGCTATCAGGCTGGTTCTGTTTTTGCTCTAGTTGGCTGATGGGCGTACACTGGAGCACCTGCAGGGCCAGAGGCTCCTCCCCCTGCAGCACTGGTCCACTGATGACCATCGGCGGCCTGCGATGGGAGCTCTTCCGTCTCGTCGACGGCCCCCAGGTGCGCATTATTTCCATCCGACGTAAGAACTCTTTGGCTTTGCTCCGGCTTCCGTGTCCATGCCGACCGCTCTTGATCGGCAGGGAGTTGTAGTGCGGAAGGTCTCGCGGGGTATTGTAGGAAGAGGACAGAGACGCCATTGACACCGAGTCCGGCATGGCGGAGGCGGAGTCCTCGCTGTGGATGGAGGAGATCTCCGCGATCTCCTGTTCGCTCAGGTCCGTGAGCACGCTCTCGCTGCTCACCGTGCTGTGCAGGCCCGGCCTTTGACCCGTCGGGCTGCTTTCAGAGTGGCCATCCAGCAGGAAGTCCTGCAGTCGAGACCAGCGCCTGCTGCTCCACTCAAAGGTCCATCGCTTGCTGATAGCCAGCGGGTCATCTTCATCCGAGTCATCAGCCTGATGGTAGAACTCAATTACCTTCATGAATAACCGAATCACTGCAATAATTACCTCACCAAGCAAAATGTACAATCAAACTTTTAAAGTGCATAACCCATAAAATGTAAGTTATTTAGGTCATATTGTGTTTCataatgaatttaaaaaaatctacaaacattgaacaaacaatataatttaaaaatcaacatataaataacaaataaatatattcatatattaaaAACAGTCTTACAACACAAtatataatacaaaaataaagagtATCAAAAGAACCTTGTTCTAATTTTTAAACACTGGTTCGGTGGCTAAACAGTTAAGCTAAGAAGCAGACAGATGGTATCTTGTATCTGGCGAAAACAAAAGAGCGCTCAAGAAGCTGATGAGCAGGTCTCATTAAGTTCTTGACCAGGCTCctctaaagcagtgattcttagccaccggggcccatggttgggttGCGAGCgacccctagagggccgctaaaagttttttgttttacacctttgggccacttttaatacatttcatgaacagtaaaaactgttcatgaaagcacccgttgaagcagttttgaaatggtgacACTTTtctttacacttcacttatatcttctttggagtttaaataatagatttttttatttttattttatgatatttagacatggtttcattatatttattttattcagaattgtattcagtttttccaatttcctcaacagtttgcatcaggtgtatttatttaaatatgacttgcacctggttctgctgctggttggagttTTCAGTgacaatgatcacatggttccatgccatttcacaaggttttggtttgtttacatgtaagtagattagaTGGTTGTTGATCTCAAATAAAATcgagagtaatgaatcagttctattgcttGAAAGGGCCCTGGGTCCATCTGTTGGGAGAAAGGTGCTGACAAactgacatttgtttttgtcactcaCTTTCTTCTTGGGTTGGCTGACGTCCAGTTTCATGGAGGCACATTTGTTGAGGGTGTTCAGACGCCTGtaacacacaaacgcacacagtCTCCTGAGTCTGAGCATCATCACCGCCTGACTCTCTGGCTTGACCATTCAGTCTCACTCTTGCATCCTCCCCCTCCCCTTCAGTTGTAGCTGATAACTTCATGAGTCCCATCCAGCTCCTCCCATAAAAACCTCCACACCAGGAAGTGTCAATCATCTGCCAGTAGAGGAGCAGATGAGTCTGCCAGATCAATAGTTAGGTTTGAATTCCACTAGAGCCTCTGAGCTTATTGTCGTCAGAGCACATGTGAGTGTGTAAATGCTCCCAAACTGTTCAGTCGGAAGCGACATATGAAATCAGCTTGGATTGGATTCATGCGAAGAGTTTAAGGATCAAAGCTGAGGCGTTGAGGGCACCAGGCGACACACACTTAAAGCCATCTGCTAGGCTTTGCTGGCATTCCCTCTTTAACATTACCTCCTGCACCCCCTGTCTTGCCCCCCCGAGGGTCTCCACTCTTTGAATGGGAGATCAGAGCGTGGCAGAGGGGAGGGGACGTCCAGATCAAAGCTCTGGTGTCTGCGTCGGAGACAGGGACGGGGAGTTCATTATAAGTCGGGGTCAGACATCTAATGATGAGTGCCAGGCCACAGACCAGAGAGAGGCGTGTGATGTCGGCGGTGTCAAGTGTCCAACAAAACCTCAGAGAGGCACGAAGGTTGTGTCTTTCTGTGGCTAAAGGCACTCACCGACAGAGAGGCTCAACCAGGTCTCGATCCAGGAAGTCATGATCCCGCTTCACAGATGGAATATCAATGGGAAATTGGGAATCTGAGAGTGAGAGAAGCAATGACCAtgtattatttataaaaaagttattcttttatatatatattcatacatatacaaaaacacacacgtgtatatatatggggttttttttcaacattaacagtgaatgaaatgatgaaacatgaaaagatggaatagaaaaacatgaaaactaactaaaaatattaacaaaaaatTACTACCAAAACAGGAAAAAGTTTGCAATGTTATCAATGCAATATCATCAGAAAAATGTCCTCTGAAAATagataatgaaaaatgaaaaaagcatcTCATATACATAACATTTGTCATACATTCACAATATATACCATTTAGTCTTTACTCAGAACATTTTACAGAATTAACATCTGAATTTTCTTCCACAATATCCACATCTACTATGTATATAGAATATAATATAAACGTGTGAGGAAGCATTTCTAATAATTTTCATGCTCATTGTATTGTATTGGCTTGCATTACATTCTAGCGAGTCTCGTTTCACATGGTAGAATGTTATTGACGATTAAATAATACCCAACTTGACAGTTTAAGCTGCTTTTGATTGTGCTGCCTTCACATTGTGATGACTTCTTAAGCGCTTTAATCTTAATTTCTTTCCAgcgcctcagggttttcagggTTAGAACAACTTTTATGTCCAAGGAACAATTTCCTGTTTCAAAAGTGGAGACACATTCATTCATAGATTTAGATGAAGAGACGCACAACTTGTTAGCTGGATTTAAGCAGAAGAATGGAAACAAAGATGTGCCCTTTTATAAATAGAGTAACAGGGGAGTCCCATCAGTGATATCCAGGCCTTTCCCATGACCCCTCACTGTGGACAGGAACTGTAGACTGCAAATAGACCACTGTGAAAGGAGATGGAGCGATGGAAGACAGTGAAACAGGAAGCGACAAAAGCCTATGAAGGGTGACATAACACGCCGAGTCTTTTACCTTCAAACAGTTGAGCATATTGTGGAAAGCCTGCCGCCCGCAGCCAATCACAAGCCTCCTTCGCTTCGATCTCTGCAAAGGAAAAAGGAGATTCAGACAAAATAATTCAGATGCTGTTTTCAGTATAAAAGAGAGCAGAGCACTAAATATTCTTTTGGGAATGCCCCGGAATGATGACATTGGATTGGAGCCAGTGACAGACCAACGTTCACACAACATACTTAAGTTTCCAAACTTCACTCAGGGCGCCTTTAAACAGCCTGCACATGGCACCGTCGACCGCTCCGCGCCAAGCACGAGCTCTTTacgagtgttttgttttttactatttttttccGCC is a window from the Synchiropus splendidus isolate RoL2022-P1 chromosome 17, RoL_Sspl_1.0, whole genome shotgun sequence genome containing:
- the stard13a gene encoding stAR-related lipid transfer protein 13 isoform X1 yields the protein MLCWSRMMPEQKIGCSVWLQAEGSRASHVQSVEVMMGNNSPCDPSELSGEEDVDRVETSQPETPQAKGCCKHLLAMSEDLRIVKHKPSAIVFSDFETFNHESSDGDQSSSSSKDEQEEDDFSENSQYKEYVISHRRRNLCRNRKYVRKVQMNGAPVWHKQAKKDDEETAAQKKQKQSEACDSMIVLMKKLDQLSDEVPETKNPSKADETKRSSQPLNPGPDQGSPRSPDKPEPFAKRRSRPLTRSRPLTRSSLSSPHFHARRARAAARLTSGSAEIEAKEACDWLRAAGFPQYAQLFEDSQFPIDIPSVKRDHDFLDRDLVEPLCRRLNTLNKCASMKLDVSQPKKKADDSDEDDPLAISKRWTFEWSSRRWSRLQDFLLDGHSESSPTGQRPGLHSTVSSESVLTDLSEQEIAEISSIHSEDSASAMPDSVSMASLSSSYNTPRDLPHYNSLPIKSGRHGHGSRSKAKEFLRRMEIMRTWGPSTRRKSSHRRPPMVISGPVLQGEEPLALQVLQCTPISQLEQKQNQPDSDPPSVGDSEDISMMNVSPVHETPPPSVTVPAKPRTASKRSSMYLEDMELPSQGKRTEGQGQFGRSHFYSYENLLIHVPKDHKPGTFPKALSIESLAPSPGDGDSVPQTQPQTSPPKNGLADLWSGKALSKPVCPGAPRGSRVSVYDNVPGSQLYASTGDLLDLEKEDNLFPHLDDIIQHVSGLQQIVDHWSRSVLPEGEAGEDDGEGRTTSSEGERDGLSLNDTDSTGTSRERRDSGVGASLTRPRIRWPSFRASGHLSEPALSLQISSQSAGQLSLLQKFSLLRLTAIMEKYSMSNKHGWTWSVPKFMKRMKVPDYKEKSVFGVPLIVHVQRCGFPLPLCLQQALSHLRTQCLDQVGLFRKSGVKSRIQALRQQCEISPDSVNYEDQSAYDVADMVKQFFRDLPEPLLTSKLGETFLHIYQYVPKEQRLQAVRAAILLMPDENREVLQTLLYFLRDVTSMVEENQMTPMNLAVCLGPSLFHLSLMKNETLSPRSIQRKYTTGRPDQKDLNENLAATQGLSHMISECDCLFQIPEEMVSQSRNSYMEAELLVPPLEELCKAHEDEEAEDEVEEEVEDEEGSYHTHLERLVQNLLKEVKDKSKGWMSRSSTDHTELASKKVGDGNPLRRWRVTTELSASPGDVLQRLLRERPLWQLELKQEKVLETLDKQTDVYHYCCHNMPPQPCCDFVVLRSWRTDLCKGSCALVCVSVEHEDSPQIGAIRGVVLESQYLLEPCGPGRTRLTHLSRVDLRGRSPEWYNKTFGYLCVNEALRVRASFLQQDQSSTEARV
- the stard13a gene encoding stAR-related lipid transfer protein 13 isoform X2, which translates into the protein MTNQQRTAKLQLRRSISEQLRESTSKAWDLLWRNVRERRLAEIEAKEACDWLRAAGFPQYAQLFEDSQFPIDIPSVKRDHDFLDRDLVEPLCRRLNTLNKCASMKLDVSQPKKKADDSDEDDPLAISKRWTFEWSSRRWSRLQDFLLDGHSESSPTGQRPGLHSTVSSESVLTDLSEQEIAEISSIHSEDSASAMPDSVSMASLSSSYNTPRDLPHYNSLPIKSGRHGHGSRSKAKEFLRRMEIMRTWGPSTRRKSSHRRPPMVISGPVLQGEEPLALQVLQCTPISQLEQKQNQPDSDPPSVGDSEDISMMNVSPVHETPPPSVTVPAKPRTASKRSSMYLEDMELPSQGKRTEGQGQFGRSHFYSYENLLIHVPKDHKPGTFPKALSIESLAPSPGDGDSVPQTQPQTSPPKNGLADLWSGKALSKPVCPGAPRGSRVSVYDNVPGSQLYASTGDLLDLEKEDNLFPHLDDIIQHVSGLQQIVDHWSRSVLPEGEAGEDDGEGRTTSSEGERDGLSLNDTDSTGTSRERRDSGVGASLTRPRIRWPSFRASGHLSEPALSLQISSQSAGQLSLLQKFSLLRLTAIMEKYSMSNKHGWTWSVPKFMKRMKVPDYKEKSVFGVPLIVHVQRCGFPLPLCLQQALSHLRTQCLDQVGLFRKSGVKSRIQALRQQCEISPDSVNYEDQSAYDVADMVKQFFRDLPEPLLTSKLGETFLHIYQYVPKEQRLQAVRAAILLMPDENREVLQTLLYFLRDVTSMVEENQMTPMNLAVCLGPSLFHLSLMKNETLSPRSIQRKYTTGRPDQKDLNENLAATQGLSHMISECDCLFQIPEEMVSQSRNSYMEAELLVPPLEELCKAHEDEEAEDEVEEEVEDEEGSYHTHLERLVQNLLKEVKDKSKGWMSRSSTDHTELASKKVGDGNPLRRWRVTTELSASPGDVLQRLLRERPLWQLELKQEKVLETLDKQTDVYHYCCHNMPPQPCCDFVVLRSWRTDLCKGSCALVCVSVEHEDSPQIGAIRGVVLESQYLLEPCGPGRTRLTHLSRVDLRGRSPEWYNKTFGYLCVNEALRVRASFLQQDQSSTEARV
- the stard13a gene encoding stAR-related lipid transfer protein 13 isoform X3, with amino-acid sequence MRMSKIEAKEACDWLRAAGFPQYAQLFEDSQFPIDIPSVKRDHDFLDRDLVEPLCRRLNTLNKCASMKLDVSQPKKKADDSDEDDPLAISKRWTFEWSSRRWSRLQDFLLDGHSESSPTGQRPGLHSTVSSESVLTDLSEQEIAEISSIHSEDSASAMPDSVSMASLSSSYNTPRDLPHYNSLPIKSGRHGHGSRSKAKEFLRRMEIMRTWGPSTRRKSSHRRPPMVISGPVLQGEEPLALQVLQCTPISQLEQKQNQPDSDPPSVGDSEDISMMNVSPVHETPPPSVTVPAKPRTASKRSSMYLEDMELPSQGKRTEGQGQFGRSHFYSYENLLIHVPKDHKPGTFPKALSIESLAPSPGDGDSVPQTQPQTSPPKNGLADLWSGKALSKPVCPGAPRGSRVSVYDNVPGSQLYASTGDLLDLEKEDNLFPHLDDIIQHVSGLQQIVDHWSRSVLPEGEAGEDDGEGRTTSSEGERDGLSLNDTDSTGTSRERRDSGVGASLTRPRIRWPSFRASGHLSEPALSLQISSQSAGQLSLLQKFSLLRLTAIMEKYSMSNKHGWTWSVPKFMKRMKVPDYKEKSVFGVPLIVHVQRCGFPLPLCLQQALSHLRTQCLDQVGLFRKSGVKSRIQALRQQCEISPDSVNYEDQSAYDVADMVKQFFRDLPEPLLTSKLGETFLHIYQYVPKEQRLQAVRAAILLMPDENREVLQTLLYFLRDVTSMVEENQMTPMNLAVCLGPSLFHLSLMKNETLSPRSIQRKYTTGRPDQKDLNENLAATQGLSHMISECDCLFQIPEEMVSQSRNSYMEAELLVPPLEELCKAHEDEEAEDEVEEEVEDEEGSYHTHLERLVQNLLKEVKDKSKGWMSRSSTDHTELASKKVGDGNPLRRWRVTTELSASPGDVLQRLLRERPLWQLELKQEKVLETLDKQTDVYHYCCHNMPPQPCCDFVVLRSWRTDLCKGSCALVCVSVEHEDSPQIGAIRGVVLESQYLLEPCGPGRTRLTHLSRVDLRGRSPEWYNKTFGYLCVNEALRVRASFLQQDQSSTEARV